In Acidimicrobiales bacterium, a single window of DNA contains:
- a CDS encoding cytochrome P450, with the protein MSQAETMSVLELIKDPAVKADPYPTYARIQAAGALVPTPFGGYILPRHAEVFSVLRDARFSSNSRHQAGYPQFTQLAEQVGLGDVLALFERVMLFSDPPDHTRLRRIVNKAFTVRAVEEMRPRIAAIVDRMLDAIAPDGGADLVEALAFPLPVTVISEMLGVPLEDQEQLRGWTAEAVKALDPSDDITVLFPAAQAMREMRVYFDDLVERRRKDPGADLLSALIAAEDEGDRLARDELLDTAILLYGAGHETTVNLIAGGALNLLRHPAELARLRADPALISSAVEELLRFGPPVQLTARIATTDVELAGQPVAKGTEVVALIAAANRDPDVFAAPERLDLGRADNRHLAFGGGIHHCLGAPLARIEGQEALARLFERFPAAALADEEIEWKPTTTIRGPARLPLEW; encoded by the coding sequence ATGAGCCAGGCCGAGACGATGTCCGTGCTGGAGCTGATCAAGGACCCGGCCGTCAAGGCTGACCCCTACCCGACCTACGCCCGGATCCAGGCCGCGGGGGCCCTGGTCCCCACCCCGTTCGGCGGCTACATCCTGCCCCGCCACGCCGAGGTGTTCTCGGTGCTGCGCGACGCCCGCTTCAGCAGCAACTCCCGTCACCAGGCCGGCTACCCGCAGTTCACCCAGCTGGCCGAACAGGTGGGGCTCGGGGACGTCCTGGCGCTGTTCGAGCGGGTCATGCTTTTCTCCGATCCGCCCGACCACACCCGGCTGCGCCGGATCGTCAACAAGGCGTTCACGGTCCGGGCCGTCGAGGAGATGCGTCCCCGCATCGCCGCCATCGTCGACCGGATGCTCGATGCCATCGCCCCGGACGGAGGCGCCGATCTGGTGGAGGCGCTGGCCTTCCCGCTCCCGGTCACCGTCATCAGCGAGATGCTCGGCGTCCCCCTCGAGGACCAGGAGCAGCTGCGGGGCTGGACCGCCGAGGCGGTGAAGGCGCTGGATCCCTCGGACGACATCACCGTCCTGTTCCCGGCGGCCCAGGCCATGCGCGAGATGCGGGTGTACTTCGACGACCTGGTCGAGCGGCGGCGCAAGGATCCGGGTGCCGACCTGCTGAGCGCCCTGATCGCCGCCGAGGACGAGGGGGACCGGCTCGCCCGCGACGAGCTGCTCGACACCGCCATCCTCCTCTACGGGGCCGGTCACGAGACGACGGTGAACCTGATTGCCGGGGGCGCCCTCAACCTCCTGCGTCATCCCGCCGAGCTGGCCCGGCTCCGTGCCGATCCGGCGCTGATCAGCAGCGCGGTGGAGGAGCTGCTCCGCTTCGGCCCGCCGGTGCAGCTCACCGCCCGCATCGCCACCACCGACGTCGAGCTGGCGGGTCAGCCGGTGGCGAAGGGAACCGAGGTGGTGGCGCTGATCGCCGCCGCCAACCGCGACCCGGACGTGTTCGCCGCACCCGAGCGTCTCGACCTGGGCCGGGCCGACAACCGCCACCTCGCCTTCGGGGGCGGCATCCATCATTGCCTGGGGGCGCCCCTGGCCCGCATCGAGGGTCAGGAGGCCCTGGCCCGCCTGTTCGAGCGGTTTCCGGCCGCGGCCCTGGCCGACGAGGAGATCGAGTGGAAGCCGACGACCACCATCCGGGGCCCGGCCCGCCTGCCGCTGGAGTGGTAG
- a CDS encoding MFS transporter, whose protein sequence is MGGLVADLGPLRRHRAFRLIWTGQLVSGMGAQLTVVAVSYQVYRLTHSTLDVGLVSLVQLAPLMAGSLAGGAVIDATDRRRVLVVSQICMALCSAGLGANAFLSRPRLWPLFVCTAASALFQGANNPARRAATTMVVPAAELTGAVALQTMAVQWAFVVGPAVAGVLVSAAGLGTVYLIDVGSFGVSLVTTALLPRLPPVGGGTRAGMRSLADGFRYLRGQRLLASTFWIDLNAMIFGMPRAVFPALATGLYHGGPGVLGLLYAAPGVGGLVGSLLSGWVGRVRHQGRAVAVAVVVWGAAVALFGVVPVLWLGVVLLALAGGADLVSAVFRSAILQSSVPDHLQGRLAGVYFAVVAGGPRVGDVEAGVAAGLGGSQFAVWSGGLACVAGVGLLLWRVPELWRATAAPDGRPRPSLADVEAVADAAAELSKGAPS, encoded by the coding sequence ATGGGCGGTCTGGTGGCCGACCTCGGGCCGCTGCGCCGGCACCGGGCGTTCCGTCTGATCTGGACCGGTCAACTGGTGTCCGGCATGGGCGCCCAGCTGACCGTGGTGGCCGTGTCGTACCAGGTGTACCGCCTGACCCACTCGACCCTCGACGTGGGGCTGGTCAGCCTGGTCCAGCTCGCTCCGCTGATGGCCGGATCGCTGGCCGGCGGGGCCGTCATCGACGCCACCGACCGCCGGCGCGTCCTGGTGGTGAGCCAGATATGCATGGCGCTGTGCAGCGCCGGGCTCGGGGCCAACGCCTTTCTGTCCCGTCCCCGGCTGTGGCCGCTCTTCGTCTGCACGGCGGCGTCCGCCCTCTTCCAGGGCGCCAACAACCCGGCCCGGCGGGCCGCCACCACCATGGTCGTGCCCGCCGCCGAGCTGACCGGGGCGGTGGCGTTGCAGACCATGGCGGTGCAGTGGGCCTTCGTCGTCGGGCCCGCCGTGGCGGGCGTGCTGGTGTCGGCCGCCGGCCTCGGCACCGTGTACCTGATCGACGTGGGCAGCTTCGGCGTGTCGCTGGTCACGACCGCCCTGCTGCCCCGGTTGCCTCCGGTCGGCGGCGGCACCCGGGCCGGGATGCGCTCCCTGGCCGACGGCTTCCGCTACCTGCGGGGCCAGCGGCTGTTGGCCTCGACGTTCTGGATCGACCTCAACGCCATGATCTTCGGGATGCCGCGTGCGGTGTTCCCCGCCCTGGCGACCGGCCTCTACCACGGAGGCCCGGGGGTCCTCGGCCTCCTGTACGCCGCTCCCGGCGTCGGTGGTCTGGTCGGCTCGCTGCTGAGCGGCTGGGTCGGGCGGGTGCGGCACCAGGGGCGGGCGGTGGCGGTGGCGGTCGTGGTGTGGGGGGCGGCGGTGGCGCTGTTCGGGGTGGTGCCGGTGCTGTGGCTCGGCGTGGTGCTCCTGGCGCTGGCCGGCGGCGCCGATCTGGTCTCGGCCGTGTTCCGCTCGGCCATCCTCCAGTCGAGCGTGCCGGACCACCTGCAGGGCCGGCTGGCCGGCGTGTACTTCGCCGTGGTGGCCGGCGGCCCGCGGGTGGGAGACGTGGAGGCCGGGGTGGCGGCCGGGCTGGGCGGCTCTCAGTTCGCGGTGTGGTCGGGCGGCCTGGCGTGCGTGGCCGGAGTGGGCCTGCTGTTGTGGCGGGTGCCCGAGCTGTGGCGGGCCACGGCCGCCCCGGACGGGCGGCCGCGCCCCTCGTTGGCCGATGTCGAAGCCGTCGCCGACGCCGCCGCCGAGCTCAGCAAGGGCGCGCCCTCCTGA
- a CDS encoding nuclear transport factor 2 family protein: METWEMEARLELQELLAAYYRLGDSGRIEEQAGLFEPDGVVELHGRGRFLGRQAIVAAYRGLNESHVSDPAVTYIRHFSSNYTLDVPSPTDASGEGYWLLLDNRGLARWGRCRDWYRRGEGGPWRFSRRLVRTDPRVEDAG, encoded by the coding sequence GTGGAGACCTGGGAGATGGAGGCGCGCCTCGAGCTGCAGGAGCTGCTGGCCGCCTACTACCGGCTCGGGGACAGCGGGCGGATCGAGGAGCAGGCCGGTCTCTTCGAGCCGGACGGCGTCGTCGAGCTGCACGGCCGGGGTCGCTTCCTCGGTCGCCAGGCGATCGTCGCGGCCTACCGCGGCCTGAACGAGAGCCACGTCTCCGACCCGGCCGTGACCTACATCCGCCACTTCTCGTCGAACTACACGCTCGACGTGCCCAGCCCCACCGACGCGAGCGGTGAGGGCTACTGGCTGCTGCTCGACAACCGCGGCCTGGCCCGCTGGGGTCGCTGCCGGGACTGGTACCGGCGGGGGGAGGGGGGGCCGTGGCGCTTCTCCCGCCGCCTGGTCAGGACCGATCCCCGAGTGGAGGACGCCGGCTGA
- a CDS encoding class I SAM-dependent methyltransferase: MARISFERAADFYDATRGLPGDVHDALTEILAAELSGRRRCLEIGVGTGRIALGLHQRGADLLGADIAPAMLQRLVSNAGGTLPFPLLLADATGLPFRSASCGAVLASHVLHLIGSWASAVDEVMRVLGPSGVLLVDFGGGAPSPWNGAARDVMRRHGVLHGRPGVSSPEQLAAHLGRQVSTRPLSPVRFGVTRCLARDLDEWQRQIHSWTWPYGPGQIKEACDEVRRWAETESWPLDREVTVERVIQWWAFDRRD, encoded by the coding sequence ATGGCCAGGATCTCCTTCGAGCGGGCGGCCGACTTCTACGACGCCACGCGAGGCCTGCCCGGGGACGTTCACGACGCGCTGACGGAGATCCTGGCCGCCGAGCTCTCGGGCCGGCGGCGCTGCCTGGAGATCGGGGTGGGGACGGGCCGCATAGCCCTCGGGCTGCACCAGCGCGGTGCCGACCTGCTGGGTGCGGACATCGCGCCGGCCATGCTGCAGCGCCTGGTGAGCAATGCAGGAGGCACGCTGCCCTTCCCCCTGCTGCTGGCCGACGCGACCGGCCTGCCGTTCCGCTCGGCGTCGTGTGGCGCGGTCCTGGCCAGTCACGTCCTCCACCTCATCGGGTCGTGGGCCTCCGCCGTCGACGAGGTGATGCGCGTTCTGGGGCCGAGCGGGGTGCTGCTGGTCGACTTCGGTGGAGGCGCGCCGTCTCCCTGGAACGGGGCGGCCCGCGACGTCATGCGCCGGCACGGCGTCCTGCACGGCCGGCCGGGCGTGTCCTCACCGGAGCAGCTGGCTGCGCACCTGGGGCGTCAGGTCAGCACGCGGCCGCTCTCTCCCGTGCGGTTCGGGGTCACGCGGTGCCTGGCCCGGGATCTCGACGAGTGGCAGCGGCAGATCCACTCGTGGACGTGGCCGTACGGCCCCGGGCAGATCAAGGAGGCGTGCGACGAGGTCAGGCGCTGGGCCGAGACCGAGAGCTGGCCGCTCGACCGCGAGGTGACGGTCGAGCGGGTGATCCAGTGGTGGGCGTTCGACCGGCGCGACTGA
- a CDS encoding HemK/PrmC family methyltransferase, whose amino-acid sequence MARLRAAGCVAAEEEAEELSAAAPDAAALESLVRRREHGEPLAWITGAVLFCGRPVAVDRGVYVPRVQSEELARRAGRLLARSARRWAVDLCTGAGAVAAHLLATVPGARVVGVDLDMAATRCARRNGVPTVRADLAAPFAAATFDVVTAVAPYVPTTEIRLLPADVRDHEPRRALDGGPDGLAVVRRVVDAATRLLGPTGSLLLEIGGRQDDVLIPELAAAGYTAVTTWRDEDGDLRGVCASAPGRNQSA is encoded by the coding sequence CCCGACGCCGCCGCTCTCGAGTCGCTCGTGCGCCGCCGGGAGCACGGTGAGCCGCTGGCCTGGATCACCGGCGCCGTGCTCTTCTGCGGTCGTCCGGTGGCCGTCGACCGCGGCGTCTACGTGCCGCGCGTGCAGTCCGAGGAGCTGGCCCGCCGGGCCGGCCGCCTCCTGGCCCGCAGCGCCCGCCGGTGGGCGGTCGACCTGTGCACCGGCGCGGGAGCGGTGGCCGCCCACCTGCTCGCCACGGTGCCCGGCGCCCGGGTGGTCGGGGTGGATCTCGACATGGCCGCCACTCGCTGCGCCCGGCGCAACGGGGTGCCGACCGTGCGCGCCGATCTGGCCGCGCCGTTCGCAGCCGCGACGTTCGACGTGGTCACCGCCGTGGCCCCCTACGTCCCGACAACCGAGATCCGGCTGCTACCTGCAGACGTCCGGGATCACGAGCCGCGCCGGGCCCTCGACGGTGGGCCCGACGGGCTCGCAGTCGTGCGCCGGGTGGTGGACGCCGCCACCCGCCTGCTCGGTCCCACAGGATCGCTCCTGCTCGAGATAGGCGGGCGGCAGGACGACGTGCTGATCCCTGAGCTGGCGGCGGCCGGATACACCGCCGTCACCACCTGGCGGGACGAGGACGGAGACCTGCGCGGGGTGTGCGCCTCCGCCCCGGGGCGGAACCAGTCCGCCTGA